A stretch of the Flavobacterium aquiphilum genome encodes the following:
- a CDS encoding type II toxin-antitoxin system antitoxin SocA domain-containing protein → MKNPFTGEEMKLIREYATLPYRKDEFEIVYHAYESEKTKERFTNDELDLININQVHNLYREKYGIPFPEEIKNIREKYEVSAKKMSEILGLGSNAYRLYESGEIPSVSIGRLIASIKEADEFRKQIEFSTHLLKENEYQKLLKNVEHLIDVERNAWKKIFEDNCAYKTIDDNSGFKLLDFDKIANVLSFFKSRGLELFKTKVNKLLFYTDFLNYQRFGTSMMGITYRAIPFGPVPVEYEKIFRQLCDEDIIDIEQFQIDHNYVERFIPNIQFNSELFNEIELKVLEDIAKKFKNKNTTEIVNTSHKEPAWIDNHDNRNIISYKKYAFDLKAFNN, encoded by the coding sequence ATGAAAAATCCATTTACCGGTGAGGAAATGAAACTAATTAGGGAATATGCAACATTACCTTATAGAAAAGACGAATTCGAAATTGTTTATCACGCATATGAAAGTGAAAAAACAAAAGAAAGATTTACAAATGATGAGTTAGATTTAATAAATATTAATCAGGTTCATAATTTGTACAGAGAGAAATACGGGATTCCATTCCCCGAAGAAATTAAAAACATTAGAGAGAAATACGAAGTTTCGGCAAAAAAAATGTCTGAGATACTAGGTTTAGGTTCAAATGCATATAGATTATACGAAAGCGGTGAAATTCCTTCCGTATCTATCGGACGATTAATTGCATCAATCAAGGAAGCTGATGAATTCCGCAAACAAATTGAGTTTAGTACTCATTTATTAAAAGAAAATGAATATCAAAAATTATTAAAAAATGTAGAACATTTAATTGATGTTGAAAGAAACGCTTGGAAAAAAATATTTGAAGACAATTGTGCATACAAGACAATTGACGATAACTCAGGATTTAAACTATTAGATTTTGATAAAATTGCAAATGTTTTGAGTTTTTTCAAATCAAGAGGTTTAGAATTATTTAAAACCAAGGTTAATAAATTACTTTTTTATACTGATTTTTTAAATTATCAAAGATTTGGAACCTCAATGATGGGGATTACATACAGAGCAATTCCTTTTGGACCAGTACCTGTAGAATATGAAAAAATATTTCGTCAATTGTGTGATGAAGATATAATTGATATCGAACAATTCCAGATTGATCACAATTATGTTGAACGCTTTATTCCAAACATTCAGTTCAATTCTGAATTATTTAACGAAATTGAATTAAAAGTTTTAGAAGATATTGCAAAAAAATTCAAGAATAAAAACACTACTGAAATTGTAAATACAAGCCATAAAGAACCCGCTTGGATTGACAATCACGATAATAGAAATATAATAAGTTACAAGAAATATGCTTTTGATTTAAAAGCTTTCAATAATTAG
- a CDS encoding ParA family protein — protein MVISFINMKGGVGKTTTVVELATILVKEHNKSVLIIDMDPQTNATFSLMGIEEWEKIKDNATIADVLGMNNGFSSRDKEYDINKAIVKNVCKINGLDLIPSHIELTFLDLDLSGQPGREIILENRLKKCLTDYDFILIDCPPNLTLAPQNALVVSDFIVVPVVPEFFPSIGLPLLVNRIEQLKKRLPNCVVEILGVVFTKVKRTTNNHTERMDSVRKTCEELGIETFQTVIPDTVRISEAATLNKPAFIVNPNSDGVTSYKSFANELILLLEEVEKE, from the coding sequence ATGGTAATCTCATTTATTAATATGAAAGGTGGTGTCGGAAAAACTACCACGGTTGTAGAGCTAGCAACAATTTTAGTTAAAGAACATAATAAATCAGTTCTGATTATTGATATGGATCCACAAACTAATGCAACATTCTCACTAATGGGAATTGAAGAGTGGGAAAAGATTAAAGATAATGCAACGATTGCAGATGTATTAGGAATGAATAATGGTTTCTCTTCACGTGATAAGGAATATGATATTAATAAAGCAATAGTAAAAAATGTTTGTAAAATCAATGGTCTTGACTTAATTCCGTCCCACATAGAATTAACATTTTTAGATTTGGACTTAAGCGGTCAACCGGGACGTGAAATAATTTTAGAGAATCGATTGAAAAAATGTCTAACAGATTATGATTTCATTCTTATAGATTGTCCACCTAATTTAACATTAGCACCTCAAAATGCCCTGGTAGTAAGTGACTTTATTGTTGTGCCAGTAGTACCAGAGTTTTTCCCATCAATTGGATTGCCACTTTTAGTTAATAGAATTGAACAACTTAAAAAGCGACTTCCAAATTGCGTTGTAGAAATCCTTGGTGTGGTGTTTACTAAAGTAAAAAGAACCACTAATAATCATACCGAGAGAATGGATAGTGTCAGAAAGACATGTGAAGAACTTGGAATTGAAACCTTTCAAACGGTGATTCCCGACACTGTTCGAATAAGCGAAGCAGCGACCCTTAACAAACCGGCATTCATTGTTAACCCAAATTCTGATGGAGTAACATCGTACAAAAGCTTTGCTAATGAGTTAATATTGTTACTTGAAGAAGTTGAAAAAGAATAA